The Geoalkalibacter sp. genome includes the window GCGGGCCGCCAGGTCGATGCGCTCATGAAGGACAACTTTCCCAATCTCGAAGCCCAGACCTTGCCTTTGGATGGCGGATATTTCGCCAAGCAGTTTCGCCTGAGCGATCGCGAAATCGAGCAGATCAAGGATTATGCCCAGCGTCAGGCCCTGGAAACCCTGCGTAATCGCGTCGACCAGTTCGGCGTGACGGAGCCGGTGCTTCAGCGTCAGGCGGACAACCGCATTCTCATCCAGTTGCCCGGCGTCAAGGATCCCCAGCGCGCCATCGCCCTGCTTGGCAAGACCGCGCGTCTCGAATTCAAAATGGTGGCCGAGGAGGTCATGCCGCAGGATGCCGTTGCCGGGCGTCTTCCGCCCGGCACCGAGTTGCTCTACGAGCGTCGCACCGATCCGCGCACCGGAGTGACCACCGAGACGCCCATCGTGGTCTATACCACCACGGTTCTCACCGGCGATCTGCTCTCCGATGCCCAGGTGCGCATCAATCCCCAGTTCAACGAACCTTATGTGTCCATTGATTTCAATGCCCTGGGCGCGCGACGCTTCGACCAGATCACCGCGGCCAACGTCGGCAAGCGCATGGCCATCGTACTTGACGACACAGTCTATTCGGCGCCCGTCATCCGCGAGCGCATTTCGGGCGGCAGCGCCCAGATTTCCGGTTCCTTCACCGAACAGGAGGCCACCGACCTCGCCATCGTATTGCGCGCCGGTTCGCTGCCGGCACCGGTGAAAATCCTTGAAAACCGCACCGTCGGTCCCTCCTTGGGGCGCGATTCGATCCAGCAGGGCATCGTTTCCATCGCCGTCGGCGGCGCCCTGGTGGTCGTGGCCATCGTCGTCTACTACGGATTGTCCGGGCTGGTTGCCGTTCTGGCGCTGGTGCTCAATCTCGTCTTCATCATGGCGATGCTCTCCATGTTCAAGGCGTCGCTGACCTTGCCTGGCATCGCGGGGATCGTTCTGACCGTGGGCATGGCCGTTGATGCCAACGTGCTGATTTTCGAGCGCATCCGCGAGGAGCTGCGCGTCGGCAAGACTTCCCGCGCCGCCTTGGAAGCGGGTTACAGCAAGGCCTTTTCCACCATCATCGACGCCAACATCACCACCCTGGTCGCCGCGCTGGTGCTTTTCCAGTTCGGTACCGGGCCGGTCAAAGGCTTTGCCGTGACCCTCTCGGTGGGCATTGTGGCTTCACTGTTCACGGCGATCTTTGTCACCCGCGCGGTTTTTGATTATTTTCTCGATACCGGCCGGGTCAAGCGGCTGAGCATATAAGGAGTTCCGCCATGCAGCTGATCAAACCCGACATCAATATCGATTTCATCGGCAAAAGAAAGCTTGCCGTCATGCTTTCCCTGGCGATGATCTTGATCAGTATCCTGTCCCTGATCGTTAGGGGAGGGCCCAATTACGGCATCGACTTCGCGGGCGGCATGCTGGTGCAGGTCAAGTTTGAAACCGATACCACCGCCTCGGCCATCAAGGATGCCCTTGCCGCAATCGACATGGGGCATGTTTCCGTGCAGCAGTTCGGCGACGAGCGCAATGAGTTCCTGTTGCGTACTCAGATTGCCTCGGCCGAGCTGGAAAATCTTGCTCAGCAGATCGACCAGGTTCTCGAGCAGACCTACGGAGCGGGGCAGGTCGAGATCCGCCGCGCTGAAATGGTCGGCCCGCAAGTCGGCAAGGAATTGCGCCAGAAGGGGCTTCTCGCCATTCTCTACGCCATGGTGGGCATCCTGATCTACATCACTTGGCGCTTTGAATTTCGTTTCGCCATCGGCGCGATCATCGCCCTGGCTCATGACGTCATCATCACCCTTGGTCTGTTTTCCATTTTCGGCAAGGAAATCGATCTGCCCATCATCGCCGCGTTCCTGGCGATCATCGGCTATTCTCTCAACGACACCATCATCGTTTATGACCGCATTCGCGAGAACATGGCCAAGCATGCCCGCGAAGGTCTGCCGACGGTCATCAACTCCAGCATCAACCAGACCCTGTCGCGTACCATCCTGACCTCGGGCACTACCTTGCTGGTGGTGCTGGCCCTCTTCATTTTCGGCGGCGGGGTGATCCACAACTTCGCCTTCGCCCTGTTGGTCGGCATCGGTGTGGGGACCTACTCGTCGATTTTCGTCGCCAGTCCCATCCTGATTTTCTGGGAAGACTGGCGCAAGGGGCATCCGGCACAGACTGCGGAAAAGGGGGCCGTGTCGTGAAAAAGGAAACCTATATTCTTGCAGGCGCGGCTCTCATCATCGGCATTCTGCTCGGCGTGATTTTCTCCGGCGGCGGGGGCGACAAGGCGCCCCGAGTCGCCACGCCCAGCGCGCCGCCTTCCGCGCCGCCTGTCAATCTTCAGCAGAACATCCAGATGCTCGAGGACATCGTGCGCCGCGAGCCCGACAATCGCAATGCCTGGGTGCAGCTGGGGCACAACTATTTCGACAGCAACCAGCCCATGAAGGCCATCGAGGCCTATAACAAGGCGCTGGAAATGGATCCCAATGATCCTGATGTCATCACCAACCAGGGTGTGATGTTCCGTCGCGTCGGCTGGTATGACCGAGCCATCGACAATTTCCGCCGGGCCAACGAAATCAACCCCATGCATCCGCAAAGCCTCTACAACATGGGTGTCGTTTATCGTTACGATCTTCAGGATTATGAAAAGGCGCGCGAAGCCTGGTCGCTCTACGTGGAGCGCCATCCCACGGGGCAAGGCGCCGATCAGATCCGAGCGGAGCTGGAATTTTTGCGCGCCCACCCGCAAATGCCGCCCGGCATGCCGGGGCAATAAGCTGTTCGTGGTACAACAAAAGCCGGGATTTTCCCGGCTTTTGTGTAAGAGGAGAGGGAAGATTTTGCGCAACTTTGCTTTGCGGCTTCGTTTGTTTTTGGGTGTCGCCCTTCTGGGGTTCTGCCTGACGGGCTGCTCGGTCGCGCAGCCGCTGACCGGGGTGCTTGAAGGGGATCAGCACTGGCGGGGCAGGGTGCTGCTGCGCGGCGACGTGGTTCTCGCCGAAGGCGCGACCCTGCATATTGCCCCAGGGACGCAGGTGCTGTTCCTGCCGCCCGTCGAGAGCGAGGATCTGCTGACCCTGCATCCCTATTTTCCAGGCAGTGAACTGATTGTCCACGGCCGTCTGGTTGCGCGGGGAACACCAAGCAATCCCATTCAATTTCGCGCCGCCGATCCGGAAGCCGGCCCCGGCAGCTGGGGCGCCATCAACCTGCGCGAGAGTCCCGAGGCGCTGTTTTCCCACTGCATTTTCACCCAGGCCGACAGCG containing:
- the secD gene encoding protein translocase subunit SecD, with the protein product MSKSLKMRGALILLLLLLSFFALAPTLAGNSLPQWWQRAFDPIHLGLDLQGGMHLILGVEVEKAVESRMDSLMDQTEALLRERDLIYRSVTRDPSGILTVTVYDQDAGRQVDALMKDNFPNLEAQTLPLDGGYFAKQFRLSDREIEQIKDYAQRQALETLRNRVDQFGVTEPVLQRQADNRILIQLPGVKDPQRAIALLGKTARLEFKMVAEEVMPQDAVAGRLPPGTELLYERRTDPRTGVTTETPIVVYTTTVLTGDLLSDAQVRINPQFNEPYVSIDFNALGARRFDQITAANVGKRMAIVLDDTVYSAPVIRERISGGSAQISGSFTEQEATDLAIVLRAGSLPAPVKILENRTVGPSLGRDSIQQGIVSIAVGGALVVVAIVVYYGLSGLVAVLALVLNLVFIMAMLSMFKASLTLPGIAGIVLTVGMAVDANVLIFERIREELRVGKTSRAALEAGYSKAFSTIIDANITTLVAALVLFQFGTGPVKGFAVTLSVGIVASLFTAIFVTRAVFDYFLDTGRVKRLSI
- the secF gene encoding protein translocase subunit SecF, translated to MQLIKPDINIDFIGKRKLAVMLSLAMILISILSLIVRGGPNYGIDFAGGMLVQVKFETDTTASAIKDALAAIDMGHVSVQQFGDERNEFLLRTQIASAELENLAQQIDQVLEQTYGAGQVEIRRAEMVGPQVGKELRQKGLLAILYAMVGILIYITWRFEFRFAIGAIIALAHDVIITLGLFSIFGKEIDLPIIAAFLAIIGYSLNDTIIVYDRIRENMAKHAREGLPTVINSSINQTLSRTILTSGTTLLVVLALFIFGGGVIHNFAFALLVGIGVGTYSSIFVASPILIFWEDWRKGHPAQTAEKGAVS
- a CDS encoding tetratricopeptide repeat protein: MKKETYILAGAALIIGILLGVIFSGGGGDKAPRVATPSAPPSAPPVNLQQNIQMLEDIVRREPDNRNAWVQLGHNYFDSNQPMKAIEAYNKALEMDPNDPDVITNQGVMFRRVGWYDRAIDNFRRANEINPMHPQSLYNMGVVYRYDLQDYEKAREAWSLYVERHPTGQGADQIRAELEFLRAHPQMPPGMPGQ